tctttattcataagtgagtttgggtagaaagtatctaacatgctttcttgaccgggttcactcggttgagcgccggtcgcgctcctcgagtttggggtgtgacaatgaGTCACTCTCTGCTATCCGATTTGAATTCTTTGAACCTTTAGAGCCTTAATGGCACTATAAATAAAAGCCTTTAATGTTCTCATCTATACCACCTAACAAGAGAAAAATCACGAGTCAACTATCTAACATTAAAGAgatacacacaaaaaaaaacacTAAGAAGTTTAGCCTAAAGTTTCtgactattttcctttttatatttgCTGAGTACTATCGCCGGTCTAAACTTAAGTGTTCTGGGATCTTAAGAAATTGAAACGATCTCTCGTTTGGTCTGCTGCCCTAAAAAAGGTCAGCACCTCTCTCACTTTTCTCTTTTGTTCATTTCTTTGAATGATACAAGTTTGCTGAGTTAGGTTCTCTATATTGTAGTTGTCCTATGGTGTTTAATATGTTAATACTTATGCTCTGGTAGTTTAACAACTGCTTGTGATTAGTTGTCCTGCTATGAGTCTTTAAATGATGGTTGATTAAACCATAATTGATTCTTGCTGATCTTATTTCCTGAGTTCCAACAGTCTACATATCTAAGTTGTTATATATTCATGTTCACATGAACCTTATAAGCTTTGTTGGCATGCAATAACCCTTATCTTTGTCTATTGCATTTTTGTTCTTTGCCCGTTGCATCTTTGTAGCTTATGAGTTTCTGAAATTGAACTATATTCTGATAACTATGATTGAAATGAATCTTAAGATGTTTCAGTTTATATTCTCTATCCCTTTAAACCTTGGGCAGAAATTCTAAGTGTTCATATACCATCTCCTTTGTTTAAGGCTATTAGACTGTTGCTGCTATGGTCTTTCATTTTGCTTAGTTGCTTGTTTCTTCTATTGACATGATCTTATTTGAACTAAAcctctcttttcctctctttatAATCCTATTGTACACACATGTTAAGGTTGTGTCATCATTCTTCATAATATGATTAGGATTCTGTCCTTTCCTCTCAGTTATAGAGACTGGTAATTAGATAAACTGAACTTAACTGCTTTTTTGATTAGTCAACAGCCTCAGCAGCATGCTTATTTGATGTCTCATGTCTCTTATCTTCAAGATAATCATGCAAAAGAACCTAGCTACTATGCCCTAGTTAAGTTATaacttgtaaaaaaaaatatgatCATCTTTGTATCTAAgtgctaacttagaattaagTTTTGAGCTAAAACCTATCCTGATGTAATACCTATCCACTGTCTATAACTTTGCTTTATCCAACTCTCAAAACATGTAAGGATTCCTCTGTCTGCATAAGGTTATTACTGACCTGAGATGTTCAAGTAGCTAATTAATTACTGTATGTTCTTACTTAATTCATGGTTATACATTCTATCTAGAATTATCCTAGTCTATGTTCTCTTGATAATTTAAAAAACCAAGTCTAACCCCTAAAGTCTCATAAGGGTTTTTGCTGATACTATTTGAGCTTGATGATTTGCTTGAAGTTAATGCCATTAGGATCTTGATGCTTAAGAGTTCCCTGTTGCAGTCCGGACTTCCTGAGAAAGTTGATCATGTCATAAACACCTATGAAACCTCTATATATGATGAATTATTATTTTATAGCTTTACCTTTTCTTGGAGTATTTCCTTACTATAGACTTAGCCTTTTGTAACATGTTTATGATATTTCTAATGTTCACCTGCATGAGTTTCAGAATTAGATCTTTAGAATTCATGtgaatacatgtttgtttggtaATTCAGTATAGATTGTATGTTCTTATGTTAGGAAGGAAAGTATATTTTGTGGTAGGTAAAGATTTAGCATTTAATTTGCCTTGGAAGGGCCTCATTGGCATTCAAACCTGTAAAGAAAATATGTTGTTAGTGTTTAAGGGTATTTGAGAGTGGGGTTCATTGCCCCTGGGtcttgagtcccttgggaactttgaagtgtcgggggatCCAAAGGGGGCATTGACCTTGAGTGGCGCTTCCTCCTtagctcttatttcattgacatATTTAGTTATTTAGGTGTTAAATGTTCAATGACAATGAAAAGTTTTCAATGTGGATTATTTGCTACGTAAAGCAACCACATTAATATAATTTCCCACCATATTGATCATTTCCTTgtttcaattatttatttatataccTGTCATGTGCATTTGAAAATGCTAAGAATATGgaatatattataataattttttttttactcttttggGCATGTGTACATTTGGGCTTGCTGAGTTCTTAAGGAACTCATGCCCAAACCAGCCTTGCTGCACCTTTGAAGAAGTCCAATATTTCTATAGTCGCACCTCTCAAATCGCTGGGCCTACCTTACTGAAGCTCAATCATTAGAATCCTGTCCTCTCTCCCTACTTCTTTTgttattgttcatcattttcaTAGCTTAGTTTACAGCCTTCATATTGTTCGCTTACTGCCCTTGTTGTTTTATCATATGATGCCCTCTTCtatttaacactcatatattagattatgtgtttttcttttatgCTCTAGTATTACATAAAACTTTGGCAAACCCTAATTAATATAGGACTTAAAAGAAAATAGCTAGTAATTGATCTTCGCCTCATGTTAATTTCAACTTGTTCATCTTATATACTCACTCTTCTTTAAGGTTTTAAATCTCAGGTCTTTAATCAAAACGACagctttttttcaaaaaaattatgaAAGAGTCACTAACAAGGAACAAagtcagatttttataaaaaaaaaggcAATAACGAACAGTCTCAAATGAATTTCCAAAGACTCGCTTCTTCAGATTTTTTGAAAATCAAGGTACATTTAAAAACCATATTTCTTACAAACAATTCTTAAGATTACTCAAGCATCAATTCTTCAAAGATAATCACTTTTCTTAACATaataacttaagctttaaaatatATATCACTTTCAAAACTCTCATAGCCTCCAATAACTCTTTTATAATCCCATACCCTTCTTAAGCCTTACACATACATTTCCTTTAGTATATAGCAAGCCCTGCCTTAGTGATAATCAAAGCATAGTGTAAATAACTGAGTCTTTAAAATTAGTTTAGGTCCTATGGAGCTATCTccggtagattttaaggggtgcctaacaccttccccttagaagaacaaaaacccttacccataatctcaccacTTTGTAGACCTGTAATGAACATAACTTAGTAATAGGTACCTTAGTATATCTTTAAATATTAGGCGCTGACTGTCTTTTATTAACAACAGAGAAACTACAAGTTGAATCATGTCTTGACTAgtacaaaatagggtgcaacacctcatatgctgaatattccccgtggagttgggaatttgatgacttggtatAAGCTGGAGGGGACGACCTTCATGGGATGTATCCACAGCCATCCCATTATGGCGTTGTACGCAGTGtcttggtccatgatgtggaatgttgtTTCCAAAGTCACGCCGCCAGCCAAAGCGGGGAGTGTAACTTCTCCGAACGTctgttcaactgcattgttaaaactagTTAGCGTGATGAAGCGAGGTACTATCTTATCCTTGAGTTTCAGTTGGGTAAGTACTCGGGGATGGATAACACACACTCTGCTCCCATCATCTATCATAATGCGTTTAACAAAATATCTAAAATTCGCAAAGTAATAACGTGGGCGTCATTATGAGGAAAAGCCAAACTGTCTGCTTCCGACTTGTCAAAGATGATACTTTGTTTGAGTTTGTCGTACCGTTCACGAGTGATAGATTGCTTGAGTTTGTGGGTAGTGGTGAACTTCACACTGTTGATAGAGGCGTCATCGCCGTTGCCGATGATTATGTTGATGGTACGAGCTGGCGAGAGTGGCTTAGGTGGTCCTTGGTGTTTGCGTCCTCCCGCAAAATTGGCTCTCCCCTTATCACTTAGCAGCTCTTTAAGGTGTCCATGTCGTAACATGTTCACGACTTTTTACCTCAGGGCGATGCAATCTTCGGTTTTGTGCCCTCGTTCCTGGTGAAACTCACAGAGGGCGTAGGACTTTCTGGTGTTTGGGTTCAATCTCATATTTATCGGCCACTTCACTTTTGGCACGTGCTTCTCCAAGGTGTAGACTAtctctgtaggtgacacacaaaaaaTGTGAGCGGATAGTAAATTGGGCATACCTGTGTCATTCCGATGAGTTCCCATCCTTGGTCTGGATGGACCTTCTTCATagcggggggagggggggggggtgcgGCGACCGTTCTGATATATGGTTGGTGTCATTCCCTGTTAGGTCATAGAATTGGGTGATCTGTTGGGTGGGGGGTGCGGCGACCGTTCTGATATATGGTTGGTGTCATTCCCTGTTAGGTCACAGAACTGGATGATCTCTTTTGGCATTGTCTCTTCTATCCTTTCTTGATTCGGCTTGTACCGAGGTAAATCAGTGGGTTGGTCCGTTGAGGTCATCCTCATCTGCACGGACCTCGACACAATAAGCATTGTGGATTTCATCACAAGTGGTACTTCATCAACCAACTCAACAATTTTTTAGTTTCTCTTAAACCATCACTACTCAGCCCGTTCTGAAAAATTATGACCGCTATCCCTTTGGATACATATGGCAACGTCATCCTTACTTGGTTGAACCGGACGAGGAAATCCCTCAGTACATCTCCCAGAGACTGTTTAATAGAAAATATGTCGTTCACTCTCGCCTCGGCCTTCTTGGCTCCAGTGTGGGTTGttacgaacttgtcggccatttctTGAAAAGTTTCTATGGAGCGTGCTGGTAGTTGTGAATACCAGGTTAGCGCCCCTCTTGTGAGGGTTTCGCCGAACTTCTTCAGCAAAATGGAAGACACCTGTTCTTTGGTgaggtcgttgccttttatgGCGGTGACGTAATGAGTTACATGATCATTAGGTTTAGTCGTGCCATCGTATATCCTGAGGTAGGGcggtattttgaaggtttttggtaTGGCATGCAATTTTGCATCATCATTGTAGAGCTGCTCGACGAACCGGCCGACGTCCCTCTTCGACAACAACTTAGGAGCGCTCGGTATCTTCtcgaccctttcttggtgttctttcatttgaTCTCGGAGCGCCttgttttcattttccatttcttccatccttTTTGGATGGCCATGAGGGCACTGTCACCTGTATTGTCAATGACATTTTGAGTAATACCTATCGTTGAAGGGAGATGTGGGTTGCATTGTTCGTCTATTTGTTGTATCGTGTAAGTCCTTGCAGTTTCTGCAGTCACGCCTGGAGCGGACTTGCTGAGGATGCTCGTTAGCGTGTTGGTCAGCTATGCCTCGAGGAGTTTTTGTACAGCTGGGGCTGCCACTTCCTCTACAGACGTGGAGATTCCTTTGCCACGGGGTTTCATTATGCTACAGTGTGGGGGTGGTAACCCATCTCGCCTGGAGGATGCACTGGGCGTAGTGTCCTCACCCACTGTTTCACAGCTTTCATTGATGACGTTCATGAGGTTGGCTGGGATGTCACTTGTTATTTTCGTTCTTTCTTCTCGGTTACCTGCCATGTAGAGTTTTTTATGCACAAAGAAATGAGATCTTGGGTTTTGTGACGTTTGTGTCTCGTGTTAGTTGTACACCaagaggaaactaaaaattttAACTAAGGAATCCCTACAGACGACGCCAAATTATTTaaccaaaaatataaatcttggttcaaataattaaatttatataaacaAAGGTTAAtactagttaataataatattcttaGATTTTAATATTAGAAAAAGCAATTTATAGGTGTTTATGCGGACAGTAAAGGAACCACGTGATAAATGATCTGAAAAACCAAGAACAGTGGTGTAGCATATAATATTCGATATGCATTAATAAATAGCATTTAAGTAGATAAGGGGAATGATTCAATCAATAAATGAACCTTCCGCCTAACAATGATTGAAAGATAAATCTTTGAATAATCGAGGATTTCTCGGATCTGGAGGTAAAGTGTAAATAAGAATTTCAGTGAAAAGTAGATCTTTGTATCGAGTGAAGACCGAATCTTTTTATCAAAGTGCTTTTCTTACAAAAAATCAATATCCCCCCTatcattgtttttttttctatttataggggaCATATACTTCCAAGAAACCCTAAAAGTACAAGTGTGGAGAATATCCAAggaaatattctctttaatatcttaTCTTGAAAACTAGTCGTTTCTGCCCTATTGAACATACTTGACCTCGACCTCAATCCTTGTTGACATCTTGACTACGACTTTCATCGACTCTTCGACCGCGGGTCGTGCAGCTTCTCGGACTGTCTTAACAAGTGATAGCTTGAGGATTCTTCCGTAATgttatttctttaatattttctttaatatccTTTCCCTATTGAACGTACTTGACTTGAGGATTCTTCCCGTAATGCTATCTCGCTCTGAATATTCTAAAGGCGAATTTTGACCATACAATACGTACTTcataacaagcaagaataatcaTCGTTGCTTATTGAAACTCCTCAATTGACttataaaaagagagaaaaaaggaaaaagaaaaaggaatacaCACTGGAAATTCACGATGTCCGAAAAAAAGTAGGTTTTCattattcttttttcatttcttctgtTCTTTTTTCCCTTAATTATGCAAAAAAGTGGATGTTTAAAAGGCTAAACAAACTCCAGTTAGGAATGATACCATCATTTTCAGTTTCTACAAGAGCTCTTGACATCATATATAGTTTATTTAACAACCATCAAGTTACAAAATTGAACAGAATTAATAAATACAAAAGGAATAtgatgaaaaaaaaatacaaaaaggaaCATGATACATATTGGCCCAAATCATCTTCACAAAAGGTTCGTACAATATCGTAAGCCgtagaaccaaaaaaaaaaacaatgaaacaAAGACTACTCTTAACTATTCACAGCCGCACAGTGCTTCCTAATTTCACCAGCAGAGCCTGTCTTAACTTCAATTCTTCCCATTTTCTCCATTGCCTGAGCAAATTCAGTATAGAACTCTTTGAGTGATCCCTCGACGAGTTGGTTGACGTATGACTTTGTTGTAGTACTTGTTGTCAAGGCAGCATCAGATTGAAAGAGTCCTCTCCTTTTGAGTAGAAGCTTGTAATAGCTAAGATCAAATGTCCTGATACTCCCCGGGTCCATCTCAACTTTTGTTGTGTTATCATTGAGTGATTTACATTTTTTGGCCTTAAGGTTAGCTGCATATTCACTGTCTAGAGATGGATCTTGAGTACCAAAAGTTCCAGTGAAATTATATAAACGTGTTGAAAATGATGAGCAATGAGAGATTCCAATGGTGTGAGCACCTGAAAGAATTATATATTGTCCATGAAAATTTGTTAACACCTATACAGTGGCGACACAGGATTTTGCATAAGCAGCATCGATACACTTAATTAATTACCTCACTTGGCAGACAGTCAGGGGATAACAAGAAGAAGTGATAAGTATTTGAATTAGTTTTGGCTTACCTGATAATAGAACCAAGTCTTTGAGGTCAAGGCCCTTCTTAGCAAAAGAAGACTGGAGACTAGATAAGTTATTGAATGGAGCTGGAATATCTGTGGTTTCAGAAGCGTCAGAGATTCTTCCATCTCTTCTCCCAGTTGGCACATTCCAATAAGGGCCTCCCTATCATGCCCAAGAAGAAGATGGtcataataattaattgaaaATGAATGGTTAGAAGTATTAATCTATATAAAATGGCTAGGCAAAGTAAACAATGAATTCAAATGTATATTTGTGTAAATATCCTAAATGGTTAGGAAGAGGTTGGGAATTAGATAGTTCAAGTTCTTGGCTTACAGTGACCACAACAGAGTCTCTAGTAACCAATGCAACGATATCAGCACAAGAGACTACTCCAGGACATTCAGCTTCAACTACTTTCTTCACAGCATCAATGAAATCAAAGCCTCTCAGTGTTTGATTAGGGATTGCCACTTTTTCGGTCTGGCTTCCTGTACTTGATGTTGAATTCAGGAGCACTGAAGCATCACAACCCTGCAAAATCGCAAATTAACGCCAcccaaaaaaggagaaaagatcaAAATAAGCATAACTACTATGC
The sequence above is drawn from the Nicotiana tabacum cultivar K326 chromosome 13, ASM71507v2, whole genome shotgun sequence genome and encodes:
- the LOC107814038 gene encoding peroxidase 3-like — translated: MATLGYLCPLILMCILGLLGSNDAQLQPNFYAKSCPKAEKTIQDYVQNHIPNAPSLAAALIRMHFHDCFVRGCDASVLLNSTSSTGSQTEKVAIPNQTLRGFDFIDAVKKVVEAECPGVVSCADIVALVTRDSVVVTGGPYWNVPTGRRDGRISDASETTDIPAPFNNLSSLQSSFAKKGLDLKDLVLLSGAHTIGISHCSSFSTRLYNFTGTFGTQDPSLDSEYAANLKAKKCKSLNDNTTKVEMDPGSIRTFDLSYYKLLLKRRGLFQSDAALTTSTTTKSYVNQLVEGSLKEFYTEFAQAMEKMGRIEVKTGSAGEIRKHCAAVNS